The genomic segment GTCATTTGGAACATTTTCCCTTTCGTTAATTTACAAAAAAGTCCCTCACTTCGACTACGACTGTAGTGACGTGAGGGATGTGGGTTAATTCGTTGTCATGAATGGCTGGATGAATAATTTTAAGCGTTTTTGATAGTTGACTTGATCTTCGAGATACGTTTGACCATGACCCGCTCCTCGGACCGGATACAACTGCTTCAATCCAGGTTTTGCTTGATACAGTTCATAAACCATCCGCGATGGCATGAGTTGATCGTCCGTCCCATGGATGAACAGCGTCGGAATCATGATTTTGCTCGTTTGTCGTGTCACCGACACGTCACCGTAAAAGAAATCCTGTTCGAATTTATTGAACGTGCTCGCCATCGCGAGTGACGGGCCTGCGGGATAACTGATCTGTTGATCCGCTAAATGATTGAGCCAGTCATCAAATCGGGCGTAGGCACCTTCAGAGATGACGACTTTGACTTGTGTCGGTAACATTTCTTCTCCAGCTGCGAGTAATGCGGTCGATCCGCCGACACCAAGCCCGTGATAGGCGATGTGACTCTCGTCCCCTGTTTCCTCGAGAAGTCGTTTCGTCCATTCAATCAAATCAAGCCGATCGAGCCAGCCGTAATTCTTTTTCCCACCGTTCTCAGGCTGCCCCCGTCGTTCGACGACTAAGACATTGTAGCCGAATTGTTCATGATACAGCTGCACGAGTGGTGCAACTCCGTCCGGCGTCGCTTGTTCCTCGTCCGGGACGAGAATGACCGATTTGTTTGTTGACTCTGTTGCAGGTAGATAGTCTGCGTGATGAACGAGTCCATCCGTCTCGAACGTCTTCTGTTCGAACGGTTGGGCAGCAGACCATTCAGTTGCCTCGGTCAGGGCGTCACTTGATTCATCAGCCGGTTTACCCGCAAGAATCGGTGACGCTTCCGACTCGCCGACTAATGTTTTTTGAATGCGGTATCCATCAAAACTGATTAATCCGATGAATACGAGTAGTATCGCGAGTACGATTGCTAGTCCTTTTCGCACAACATGAACTCCTCTCTTTTCCTATATAACGCGTTATTCGTTATCATACCGTATGTCCCCTGCTTCTGCACGGTCTGTTTTCAGAAAAGAGCGTTGGTACCAGGTCCGGACATCCTCAAATTGCTTGTGTGTGAAATAACCCGCGTTCAAATGTCCTTTACCACGCAGATTGATTTCGAACTTCAGCAAGTCCTTTTGTTCGAGAAAACGGGAGACGTGCCCCGACAAAGCCTCGATTTTTAAACGCGGTGCATAAATCGTTTCCCGGTTGACGAGTTGACGACGTAAGACGAACAACTCTTGTTCGAACCCGTAACACGTATTGCGGTACCCCGTTCGGGCAATAACGTAATAGAGTGGTAAAACCAGGTACAACAGCATGCCGATCCATTTAAGCGGGCTCGTCAAAAAATAGACCAGGCTGGCATTGATTGCTGAAAACAAGACGATATACCGGACGAGCCGCCAACGGATGACATAGAAGAACCCGCGGTCGGTCGCATGCTGCATCGGTTTTACACGTTTGAAGCGCGGGAGAAACCGGTCGAGGAAGGCGTCGATTTCCGATTCCCGGATGAAGGGGTGAAGCAACATCTGCTCTTCCTTCCCGTTCGCCGATATGACGTTGAGCGACAAGTGTGCACGCTTGAACCGTCGTTTAATCCAGTTTTCCTCGATGAATAAGGATTGGACCTTATCCTGGTGAAAGATGACTTCCGTCCGGTTCAGTAATCCGTAACGGATGGTCAGCCGTTTATCTTTGAGAGTCGCTTCGAACGAACCGTAACGAACGACGTAGACGACTATCGATCCGATGTAGGCGAAGAGTAAGACAAGCAATCCGATTCCAATCAGGAGGACGAGTGATAAATGCGCCAATTCATTAAAGACACGATCGATATACTTTTCGATATATTGATCAATCAGTTGATACCCTGCAAAGAAACCGACTAGCGCCAGTCCGAGACGACCGGACAAGGCGCCGGCAAAAAACAGGTCGGACAAGCTGACACGAAACGAGTCCGTCGCCTCTATTTGTTCTATCTGTTCGTCCTCTTCTTTAATCGTCGACTTCAAGGAAGTAGCGAACGCGAGCCGGACACCTTTTAATTCGACTTCCGGTTCACCGCCTTCAGAAGACGTTTCGACGGACAGCGTCGCTAAACCGAGCAGACGCTCGAGCAGGTTTTGGTTGATGCCGACGGATTCAATCCGCCGCCGTTGTGTCGTCCGTTCACTTTTACGGAAGACCCCTTTGTTGACACGAATCGCTTGGTCATCAATCGTAAACGTATAAAAATACCAAGAAGTGATTCCAGAAATGAGAAGAACGAGACAAAAAACACTAAAGCCGATGATTGTATACCAACCGAATCCATCGTTCTTTAAATCATTGAACAATAAAAAAGCGAGCGGGATGACCGTCGACCGGAGATGCGTCAGCGTCGACATCAAGATGAATAACGGGTGGACGCGACGTGTCATAAGGATTCCTCCTCTTGCTCCTCGAGTTTCGCGAAGCGTTCGATATGGCGTCTTAATTCGAGTGTCCGTCGTTCCTCGAGACGCTGGATTTCCGCAAATCCGGATGCTGTATTGACTTTGATGTTCATCAAGCCGGCGCGACGTAACAAGGGACCGGTCGATGTATCGATGAACTGAACTTTGACGAGTGGTATGATTTCGATTTTACGGAAGATGACGCCTGACTTGACGCCTAAAAATTCTTCATCGACCTGATAACGGAAATAGTCGTAACGCAGACGCGGTATGTAATAAAACTTTAAGATGAATAACGCGGCCACGAGTCCTGTCACGATCCACATCCACCACGGAGATAAGTCGAGCCACATGATTTGGACGGTTGTCATGACGGCAATCAAAAGCGCATACAAACTAAACCGTATCGCCACATATTGCCGTTCGACTTTGACGGAGTCGAGTGATAACCGTTGCCAGCCACTTTTTAAGGTTGAAGATTGCATCTGTTCTCACTTCCTTTCTCTTAAAACTACGGAGTCCGTCGTCAATAAGTTTCACTCGACTTAAATCGAACATTGACATTTGACCCGAAATCATCGCATATATAGAAGAGTAGAAATGTAATTCTAGGAGGTACCATGCTAACATTTGAAGAAAAATTAAACATCATTGAGTCGTTTCCACAACTCGTCCGAAAAGATGTTTCACTGAACCGTGTCAATTTCCACTTTCCTGAAAGTCAGTTTGAGAAAAAAATCGTCGTCTATCACCTTCATCCGAACGGGAACGGATTCGTCTATGCCGCCGGATTACCGGGCTACGAAGTCGATAACAAAGGACTCGTCAACATCCGTGAGTTTTCTGCTCCTGCCTTGATTCTTTTGCTTGAAGATGCAATCAAATCGTTATCGACGGTCGAGACGGTCGAAACGCTCGAAGAAACGTGGGTCAACGATAACCAGTTCGAACTCACGCTGTTGAATGAAGACCTCGATACATGGCTCGTCTATGCAGGCGACTTGCTCGATGGTGCCTTCAATTCATACAAAGAAGCGGCAAACTATCTTGAAGAAGAAGGTTTCCGCCGTAAATAACGAACATGAACGGAACTGAATCATTCAGTTCCGTTCATTTTTATAACCAATTGATTTAACGTTTGTTTGACACGTTCTAAATCCTCTTCCGACACGCCGAGTGTCTCTTTTAAGGCAAGCGGAACTTGTTCCGCTTGCTCGCGCAACATATGCCCTTTGTCTGTCAACGTGATTTCGATATGTCGTTCATCTTGCTTATTGCGGACGCGTCGAATTAATTCTGACGCTTCGAGTTTTTTCAATAACGGGGTTAGCGTCCCTGAATCCAAATGCAACCGTTCACCGACGGCTTTCAAGGATTGCTGATCTTCTTCCCATAAAACGAGCATCACTAAATATTGTGGATACGTCAGTCCGAGTGGTTCGAGCAACGGACGATACCGCCTCGTAATTTCACGCGAAATCGAATAAAAGGGAAAACAAAGTTGTTCATCTAACGATAATGGGTTTGACATGATAGTCCTCCTCGGGAGCAAAGTACTTGCTTTCTTTTTTAAATTGTATACAATCTAATTGTAAGCTACTTAATAATAAGGAATCAACGAAAGGGAGTTATTGATTATGAAACCAATGTTCACATCATCAGCTACAGCAGTCGGAGGACGCGACGGACGCGTCGTTTCAGAAGATGGCGTTTTAGACGTCGCTCTCGCCATGCCAGTCCCAGGATCTAAAAAATCAGCGACGAATCCGGAGCAACTGTTTGCTGCTGGATACTCTGCTTGCTTTGATTCTGCATTAAATCTTGTTGCACGTAAACAAGGCATCAAACATGATGGAAGCGAAGTAACGGCGCACGTTACGTTGAACGAAGCAGCAGACGGATTTGCTTTATCTGTTGAACTTGATGTTCTCGTCCGTGGTGTATCGGAAGAACAAGCTGCCGAACTTGCAAAAATCGCACACACAGTTTGCCCTTACTCACGCGCGACAGCTGGAAACATCCAAGTCGATGTTTTCACTCGTACGACTGACGCAGCATAAGCATAACATTGTCTGCCCTTTTCTAGTGAAGTCTACTAGAAAGGGGTATTTTTTTATTGTCAATGCGACGTATTTTGAGGTATCGTATGTTTTTTCTGTTAAAGATTTAATATATGATTACGGTAAATGAAATAAACAGTCCGTTATTTTAGAAAACACACTTCTATTAACAGTGTGTTTTCTTCGTTTGTTCGCTTTACAGTTGGTTGACGGATAAAATGACCAACTCGCCGGAGACAATCATGTAATAGGCATCATCGAACCGGTGCCGGACATACCGCTCGGCGTCAAAAATCGTCACCATCGGCTCGGCATCGTCGCCGATCGTTTCATGTACATAAAAGCGATCACGCAAGACGCGTTCGAACGGATCGCGGTCTAAAAAACGGGCTCCCGTCCGTAAATTAATCACTTCATGGTGTTGCTCCGATCGGTCGTTGACGATAAAGATCGTCGATTCGACGTCATCATACGTAAAATCAAATGCTTCATAATCACTCCAGCGAATCCGTTCAAGCTCCGTCACGTCCGTGTCGTCACGGATTTGATAAAATACTTCTTCGTTCAAACGGTCCGTATAGGCACTGAAAATCAAAAACCCAGCTTGTTCCCCGAGGTACTGCACCGTATCCCCTTCCCCGTCAAGGCGTAAGAGTGTCTTAAAGGACAAGACTTCTGTTCCTAGTTCGATTTCCGAAACGATCGTCTCAAGTGAAGCGATTAATAACCCTTCCGAGTGATCAATTGGATCTTCTGGTGATATCAAGCCGCTTTCGAGGGCATCATAAAAGGAAAATTCGTCGAGGCGCGTGTTGCAGACGATATAATCGACGTCTTGGAGTGTGACGAGGAAAAAGTACAGTTCCCGGTAATTTTCCGTCATCCCGTACAACCGTTGATCATGGATCAAGTGTTGCTGCTTCGTTTTCGTGTCATATAAAAAGGCAGACGTCACACGGTCGACGTGGAGCAGTACCATGTAGCGTTCATTGAGGACCCAGTACAGTGACAGATCCCCCGCGACGTTGAACGTCGCGACCTGTTCCGTCTTCCCGGATAAGAGATCAATCGTCAATAACTCCGTCGCTCCTCCGTTCGCCCGGTCGTGTTCGTTCAAGCAATAGACTTTTTGGTGTTTGACGAACGGACGGGTCGGTCCGTGATCCGTCAAGACGTCTTGCGACAAATCGACTTGTTCTTGATCCTCGAGGTCGAACCGGCTGATATGGTACTGTTCGGCGTTGACTTTTCGTCTGAAGTAAATCGACGATGGCGTGACATGAAGTATGTCCGAGTGATCCGCTGGTAACGCACGCGCGTCTAGTATTTCCATCTTGTGCACCCCTCCTAAGCATGTTCTACTGTTCTTTTCCCACGATTGGTCCCGCTTGAAACAAGGTCATTTCGTGCGTCTACGGAATACGAATGATACAATACAGCTAGATAATAACCACGATGAGGAAGGTGATTCGCTTGCATGCACAAGACTTGAATACGATGATGCTCGAATACGTCAATGATAAGGAAGATTATGACGCATTCGCAGACAAACTAAAAATTCTATTATCCGAGCTACTCGACGCGGCCGGAATCAAATACCATTCGATTGTCTCACGGACGAAGGATTCGGAAAGCCTCTACCAAAAAGTCTTACGGCAACCGAACAAATACCGATCGCTCAAGGACGTCCATGATTTGACGGGAATCCGGATCGTCACCTACTTCCACGACGACGTCCGGGAAGCTGCCCGCATCATTGAAAATGAATTTTCGATCGACCGCGATCAATCGGTCGATAAATCGACGTTGCTCGATACGACGGAGTTTGGCTACTTGTCCGTCCACTTCGTCGCCGCCTTGAGTGAACAACGCCTTGCCTTAAGTGAATACGGTCGCTTCAAGTCGCATACGGCAGAAATTCAAATCCGTTCGATTTTACAACACGCCTGGGCAGAGATTGAACATGATTTAGGGTATAAAAATCCGAACAGCGTCCCGGCAGAAGTCCGCCGCAGTTTCAGCCGCGTCGCCGGACTGCTTGAGATCGCCGATCAAGAATTCGTCAACATCAAAAAGCAACTCAAACAATTCGAGGATGAGACCGTCCAACAAATTTTATCCGATCCGTATAAAGTCCGGATCACGTCCGATAACTTAAACTATTTCATCGACCACTCCCCTGTCATCAGTGAGCTCGACAAGCGACTCGTCACGTCACAAATGATGCTCGATTCCGACCAGCAACTGATCAATGAGTTGATCCGGATGTTCCATTACGTCGACATCCGCAATTACGGTGAACTGATCGATGCCGTCTCGAGTCATAGCACACTCGCCTTAAAATGTGCTCAAGTCATGCCGAATCCTTTTTTGCCGCGCCAAGGCATCGGTATCGCCTACATCTGCATGGCCGTGACGATTGCCGGGAACGACACACACCGGATCGATTACTTCTTCCGTCGCTTCTACCCGGAGCTTCGGAACGTCACGGAAATCATTACAAAAGTTCAGCCGTCGCATGATGAGATGATTCAAGAGAAAAATATTGATTAAACTAAAATTTTTCACTATACTAAATGGCGGGTAACGAAACTATCGTATGGAAAGAGTGAAGCTAAACATGGCAACGACAATCGAAGTAGCACAACGCGATCAATTGATCGTCGATACAGAAAAAGGACTCCGCATGAACTACCGCGCCATCAAAAAAGATGTTCGCAGCATGTTCACGACCTATTTGACACGAAATGAATTTTTCATTTTGAAGTCGCTTTGCGGGCAAAGTCCACAAATCGCATCCGCCCTGTCGAACGAATTCCAGTTCTCTGCAAGTATGATTACAGCACTTGCCGATGAATTGACAAAAAAAGGCTTGATTTCACGCGAACGCAGTGAACTCGACCGCCGTGTCGTCGAGCTCCGGGCAACACCAGACGGGATCGAACTGTACGAAAAACTTGAAGCGATGAAGATGGAGTACCTCTCGGACGTCTTCTCCGCGTTTTCGGATACAGAACTTGATACGTTCCGGACACTCTTGACGAAACTCGAACAACAAGATTAATATTCCCCCCTCTAGCTGACTGAGCTAGAGGGGATTTTTATAACATCTACTGAACTGGAGGATAATTTGATGACGCATGCTACTTTAGAACAGGTGACGGCGCTCCGTCAGTCGAAACAGTACGAGCAAGCCAAACAGATGATGCGTGAACTGTTAGAGACCGACCGTACGAATCCTTACTACCATTTTCAGATGGCTTGGTGTTTTGACAACCTCGGCGAAGAACAGGCGGCCGTCCCGCATTATGTCTTTGCCATCAATAACGGACTCGACGCACAGTTTTTGACGGACGCTTATATCGGACTCGGCAGTACATACCGGGCACTCGGACAATACGCTGCTGCGCGTGACACCTTTACGGAAGGCTTAGCACGTTTCCCCGACAGCACGGGACTGAAGACATTTTTAGCCTTGACGCTGTTTAATCTCAAGCAGCATGAGGAAGCGATGCAACAGTTGCTTGATGTCATCACGACGATGACGCCGGACTCCGACGTCCATGCGTACAGACAAGCCCTCCGTTATTACCGTGACCATTTACATGACGTGTCCGAGACGTAACCGTCTGCCCGCTTAACCGTTTACGCCCCTTCATTTCACTCCCTTACTAACGCGAAAGGAGTTTGTTCATGAAACGACCAACAGATGCACAAACGTCAGTCCTGACGATCATTGCCTATAAATACCCCGACCAGCCCCATTACGAGTGGCGTGGCAACATGCTCGAAAAAACAGACGACTACGTGCTCGTCCATGGACAAGCAGGCAGAAGACTGGTCCATCATACACGGGGACAGACCTTCACCTATGCGACACAGTCGCTTGAGTATTATCCCCTGAACGCGCCGTTCACGGTCAATATCGACTTCGATGCAGACGGAACTTCCTATCACTGCAACGTCTGCCTGCCCCCACGGCTCGACGGGGACACATTGTCTTTCGTCGACCTCGACCTCGATTATGTCCGCAATCAAGCAGGCACCTGGCAAGTCGTCGACCGGGACGAGTTCCTCGTCAATCAACGGACGTTCGCCTATCCTATCCGACTGATTGAACAAGCGGAAGCTGCCTTGACGGACTTGATTAAACGCGTGACCGAGGGACGGTTTCCGTTCGATGGGTTTCTTGCACAACAGGTGACCAGACTGTCACAATCCGTCTCCCGTCCCCCCGAATGAGGAGAGTCGTCAGATAAATCCAGACTAGAGCGTCAATCTTTTTAAACAATCCAAAAAGCCGCTGATGGAGGTTGTTGTCACATCCATCACTCGGCTTTTTGTTTGGCTTACTATTGTTGTCCTCACTGTTCTCCGCTCAGCCCGTGTACCATTCCGGAATCCGTCGCGAGAAGTTGTCGTGCGCCGCAAGAATACGCGTCAGGCGACCGGTCATCTCAGTGACTTCCTCCGGATGATTCCGAATCGTCCAGACGAGGGCTGAGAACAGGGTCATCGCCATATAGATACTGTAGACATCCCAAAACGCCTCCGGGACTGGACCGTCAAAATAGCCCTTGAGCTGCCCCCGGGCAAACGGAATGCTCTGTTCGACCGTAAACAGCCCGAGCTTGACGAAATCATGCCACGGGTCGCCATAATCCGCTTGATCAAAATCAATCACACCTACGAGCGATCCGTCCCGGACGATCAGGTTGCCTAAATGAAAGTCATCATGTTGAAATCGGTTCGGACGATCGGTGAGTCGCGGTATCTGTTGTTCGACCCAAGCAATGAGTTGTTCCGCCTGTTCAAACTCTACCCCGCTGGTCCTGTAGGCGGTGACGTATCGCTGATGTTTTGTTCGGCACCGCTCTGCCCAATCTGCGACCGAAGCAGGTGCAGCATATCCGTGGAGCGCTGCCAGCACCCGCCCCGCTTCGATACCTAGCTTGTACGCTGTCGCCTCGTCTGACGTCTCGAGCTCCGTTTTTGCATCGTTCCCCCTAAAATACGGTCTGATGCTGTAAGCTGAATGTGTTGAGAGCCATCCCACCTCAACAAAAGGCACGACCGGCAGTCCGTCCGCACTCATCGTTTGGACGTTTTCCGCCAACTCCCGTTGCCAAGCGAACCGTGTTCCATCCATGAGCTGTAACACGTACTCCCTTTGTCCGTTGATGACGTAGAATTTCGGGTAAGACGAATAACCGATCGTCAATGGCTCGATGCGTGTCGCACTCTTTAACCAGCCGATGTTTTGTTTGATCTCTTCCCGGTCCATCCTGTTTTCCTCCCTTGCATGGCTAGTCTTGAGATTAGACAAAGTAAAAAGCAGGGAAGAATGTGTCTTCCCTGCTTTTTTACGCTGATGGCTGTCCTGGGATATACTCCGAGATAATCCCGAGTAACTCCGCGTAGGCCTGTTCAAAATCAATGTTTTCAATCATATAGTCATAGTGGTCCCGGTCTTTCCAAGCTTCCGAGTAATCGATGAGCCGTGCTTCGAACTCCGGTGTATCCCCGCGCATCAACAGACGTTCTTTCATCAGATCAGGTGGAACGGACACGAAAATCGTGATGACACGGTCTTCGAACAATTCCTTGAACGCTGCCGCACCTTTCGGATCGATGTCTTTGATGACAATTCCGTTCGTCGCCACGACGTCTTCATAGGCTTGACGTGGTGTTCCGTACCACGCCCGGTGGACGTGCGCATATTCGATGAACCCTGTCTCTTGAATCAATTGCTGGAACGTTTTCACGTCGACGAAATGATAACTTTCCCCGTCTTGTTCGGTCGGGCGTTTCGGTCGTGTCGTCACGGAGGGAATGAACCGGACATGTTCATACTCGTGTCGTAATCGTTTGATTAAGGACGACTTTCCGCTGCCCGATCCACCAATCAATAGAATGATTTTACCTGACATCGTCATCCTCCTTTTGTTGTTGCCTAGTCATGAAATATCCCGAAACACGCAGCGCGAATTGTTCGAGTTCGCTATCGTCGACGACCCCGTAAATCGAACGGATGACGACGAGATACCGATCGTATTCAATGATGCGCGCGACATCATTTCGGGTCATTTGGACACGTTGTTCCGGATAGCTTGCGACGTAGTACCAGTCGACCGCAATACGCTCCGGCGTCGGTGTCGTATAAATCCATGTCTCGCTTTTTAGGTCATGTTCAATCGCACTCTTTAAAGAAAAACGTTGTACGGTCTCTAATTCGGCTTTAGCGTCTTGAAGTCCTGCTTGGAAGTCATCCGGTCGTGTCGCTGATTGTGCAACTTGTTTCGGTTGCGGTTGAGGTATTTTTTGAAAACCAATCTCGAGACCGATGCCAAGCGCAATCAGTGAAGCTATGATTGTCAACACATACCCCTTCCGCATGACGCTTCCTCCTTAGTCGATCGACAACTGCGCTTTGAACCCCTTTGGATCATTGACGATGACGGCATCGATGCCGATCGCTTTCATCCGTCTGACATCCTCTGCCGATTTCGGAGTATAGACACGGACGGAGATTCCTACGGCGTGAGCGAGTGCGACGTCTTCTGCCGTCACGCGACGATAATCCGGATGGATGCCCTTCGCCCCGAGCTGCTTCGCTTGTTGCTCCGGGTGAAACAACGGATACGGATAGAGCAGTGCTGTCTCGAGTGACGGATCAAGCTGACGAATCGTATCAATCGAGTAATGATTGAAGGAACTGAAGATTAATCGATTTGGTGCAAGCTGATGGGCACGGCACCGTTCGACGACGTAGGCCTCGAGACCTTCATAACGGATCGTATCCGTCTTCAGTTCGATATTGAGGACGATTTGCGTTGGCGCCACGAGCTCTAAGACTTCGTCAAGTGTTGGAATCATCGCACGCTGCGGTCCCGTACCCTTAAAGCGCGCTCCTGCATTCAATTGTTTGAGTTCTGCAAGCGTAAGATCAACGACACGCCCCGTTCCGTCCGTCGTCCGGTCGACCGTTTCGTCATGAATGACGATTCCGACGCCGTCTTTTGAGAAATGGACATCGAATTCGATGCCATCGACGTCCGGTAAGGCTGCTTCGAACGCCTCGAGCGTATTTTCCGGAAACGCGTCACTTGCGCCGCGGTGGGCAAACCATTGCATCACAGCGTTTCGACGACGCGCGTGTATTTCTTCGTCAAGTAATCAATCAATGGTTGGACCGTAATCGATTGCCCGGTCGCTGCTTCAATCAATTCGGCCGGCGTCTTCGCTTTTCCGTGTTGGTGGATATTTTCCTTTAACCACTTTTTGATCGGTGTAAACGAACCGCTTGCAATCAGTTCGTCGATGTCTTTAATATCCCGACGCATCGCTTCGTTCAACTGGGCACTGTAGACGAGTCCGAGCGCGTAGCTCGGGAAATAACCGAACGATCCACCCGACCAGTGAACATCCTGTAAGACACCTTGTGCGTTCGACGGGACATCGACTCCAAGGTATTCTTTATAAAGGCGGTTCCATTCCTCTGGCAGTGCCTTGACTTCGAGTTCACCCGTGATAAGACGTTTTTCAAGTTCGTAGCGGATGATGATATGCATCGCGTATGTCAATTCGTCCGCCTCGATCCGGATCAACGATGGTTTGACTTCGTTAACGGCCGCATAAAATGTTTCGAATGGAACGTCCGTCAAAGAAGGAATCGCAGCTTGCAATCCTGTATAACGTGCTTCGAGGAAACCACGGTTGCGTCCGATGAAGTTCTCAAAAAACAATGATTGTGATTCATGAATCCCCATCGACGCCCCTTCACCGAGACCAAGCGAGTCGAGTTCCGGATCGATGCCTTGTTCGTACGTCGCGTGCCCTGCTTCGTGCATCGTCCCGAAAACAGAGTTCCGGTAATCCGCTTCATCATATTTCGTCGTGACACGGGCATCTTTGCGGTTGATTGTCGTTTGGAACGGATGAACCGTCTCGTCGAGGCGACCGGCTGTAAAATCATACCCGATGTCATTCAACCACTCATGGTTGAGCTTGATTTGTGTCTCCCGGTCTGCCGACCAATCGAGTTTCGGGAATGTTTTCCCATCAAGATCGGCGAGCAACGTGATGATTGCTTGACGGAGCTCCGCGAACAATGGATCGAGCTGAGCGACTGTCATTCCTGGCTCATAGTCATGGAGCAATGCGTCGTATGGGTGATTTTCGTATCCACAGTACTCGACGAATTTACGTTCTGTCGCGACGATTTTTTCTAAGAGTGGTTCGAACATCGCCCAGTCATTTGCATCCTTCGCTTTTTCCCACACACTTTCCGCTTCCGAAATCAATGT from the Exiguobacterium oxidotolerans JCM 12280 genome contains:
- a CDS encoding alpha/beta hydrolase, with product MRKGLAIVLAILLVFIGLISFDGYRIQKTLVGESEASPILAGKPADESSDALTEATEWSAAQPFEQKTFETDGLVHHADYLPATESTNKSVILVPDEEQATPDGVAPLVQLYHEQFGYNVLVVERRGQPENGGKKNYGWLDRLDLIEWTKRLLEETGDESHIAYHGLGVGGSTALLAAGEEMLPTQVKVVISEGAYARFDDWLNHLADQQISYPAGPSLAMASTFNKFEQDFFYGDVSVTRQTSKIMIPTLFIHGTDDQLMPSRMVYELYQAKPGLKQLYPVRGAGHGQTYLEDQVNYQKRLKLFIQPFMTTN
- a CDS encoding MarR family winged helix-turn-helix transcriptional regulator — protein: MMSNPLSLDEQLCFPFYSISREITRRYRPLLEPLGLTYPQYLVMLVLWEEDQQSLKAVGERLHLDSGTLTPLLKKLEASELIRRVRNKQDERHIEITLTDKGHMLREQAEQVPLALKETLGVSEEDLERVKQTLNQLVIKMNGTE
- a CDS encoding PH domain-containing protein — encoded protein: MTRRVHPLFILMSTLTHLRSTVIPLAFLLFNDLKNDGFGWYTIIGFSVFCLVLLISGITSWYFYTFTIDDQAIRVNKGVFRKSERTTQRRRIESVGINQNLLERLLGLATLSVETSSEGGEPEVELKGVRLAFATSLKSTIKEEDEQIEQIEATDSFRVSLSDLFFAGALSGRLGLALVGFFAGYQLIDQYIEKYIDRVFNELAHLSLVLLIGIGLLVLLFAYIGSIVVYVVRYGSFEATLKDKRLTIRYGLLNRTEVIFHQDKVQSLFIEENWIKRRFKRAHLSLNVISANGKEEQMLLHPFIRESEIDAFLDRFLPRFKRVKPMQHATDRGFFYVIRWRLVRYIVLFSAINASLVYFLTSPLKWIGMLLYLVLPLYYVIARTGYRNTCYGFEQELFVLRRQLVNRETIYAPRLKIEALSGHVSRFLEQKDLLKFEINLRGKGHLNAGYFTHKQFEDVRTWYQRSFLKTDRAEAGDIRYDNE
- a CDS encoding tetratricopeptide repeat protein; its protein translation is MTHATLEQVTALRQSKQYEQAKQMMRELLETDRTNPYYHFQMAWCFDNLGEEQAAVPHYVFAINNGLDAQFLTDAYIGLGSTYRALGQYAAARDTFTEGLARFPDSTGLKTFLALTLFNLKQHEEAMQQLLDVITTMTPDSDVHAYRQALRYYRDHLHDVSET
- a CDS encoding organic hydroperoxide resistance protein; the encoded protein is MKPMFTSSATAVGGRDGRVVSEDGVLDVALAMPVPGSKKSATNPEQLFAAGYSACFDSALNLVARKQGIKHDGSEVTAHVTLNEAADGFALSVELDVLVRGVSEEQAAELAKIAHTVCPYSRATAGNIQVDVFTRTTDAA
- a CDS encoding aminoglycoside phosphotransferase family protein → MDREEIKQNIGWLKSATRIEPLTIGYSSYPKFYVINGQREYVLQLMDGTRFAWQRELAENVQTMSADGLPVVPFVEVGWLSTHSAYSIRPYFRGNDAKTELETSDEATAYKLGIEAGRVLAALHGYAAPASVADWAERCRTKHQRYVTAYRTSGVEFEQAEQLIAWVEQQIPRLTDRPNRFQHDDFHLGNLIVRDGSLVGVIDFDQADYGDPWHDFVKLGLFTVEQSIPFARGQLKGYFDGPVPEAFWDVYSIYMAMTLFSALVWTIRNHPEEVTEMTGRLTRILAAHDNFSRRIPEWYTG
- a CDS encoding DUF402 domain-containing protein; this encodes MKRPTDAQTSVLTIIAYKYPDQPHYEWRGNMLEKTDDYVLVHGQAGRRLVHHTRGQTFTYATQSLEYYPLNAPFTVNIDFDADGTSYHCNVCLPPRLDGDTLSFVDLDLDYVRNQAGTWQVVDRDEFLVNQRTFAYPIRLIEQAEAALTDLIKRVTEGRFPFDGFLAQQVTRLSQSVSRPPE
- a CDS encoding MarR family winged helix-turn-helix transcriptional regulator; amino-acid sequence: MATTIEVAQRDQLIVDTEKGLRMNYRAIKKDVRSMFTTYLTRNEFFILKSLCGQSPQIASALSNEFQFSASMITALADELTKKGLISRERSELDRRVVELRATPDGIELYEKLEAMKMEYLSDVFSAFSDTELDTFRTLLTKLEQQD
- a CDS encoding GTP pyrophosphokinase; the encoded protein is MIRLHAQDLNTMMLEYVNDKEDYDAFADKLKILLSELLDAAGIKYHSIVSRTKDSESLYQKVLRQPNKYRSLKDVHDLTGIRIVTYFHDDVREAARIIENEFSIDRDQSVDKSTLLDTTEFGYLSVHFVAALSEQRLALSEYGRFKSHTAEIQIRSILQHAWAEIEHDLGYKNPNSVPAEVRRSFSRVAGLLEIADQEFVNIKKQLKQFEDETVQQILSDPYKVRITSDNLNYFIDHSPVISELDKRLVTSQMMLDSDQQLINELIRMFHYVDIRNYGELIDAVSSHSTLALKCAQVMPNPFLPRQGIGIAYICMAVTIAGNDTHRIDYFFRRFYPELRNVTEIITKVQPSHDEMIQEKNID
- a CDS encoding PH domain-containing protein, with product MQSSTLKSGWQRLSLDSVKVERQYVAIRFSLYALLIAVMTTVQIMWLDLSPWWMWIVTGLVAALFILKFYYIPRLRYDYFRYQVDEEFLGVKSGVIFRKIEIIPLVKVQFIDTSTGPLLRRAGLMNIKVNTASGFAEIQRLEERRTLELRRHIERFAKLEEQEEESL